One Panicum virgatum strain AP13 chromosome 9K, P.virgatum_v5, whole genome shotgun sequence genomic region harbors:
- the LOC120651753 gene encoding pectin acetylesterase 9-like isoform X2 — MARSKQHTRIHNAHTPLIVKLSSNIVGLSFLPAPTSTRVRSCALGSSRAAPRAMAPRRRRAWPAAAAVFVAAVVAAGFAAEAADMVQERLTVGMTIVAGAASTGAVCLDGSPPAYHLHRGSGAGARSWLLQFEGGGWCNDVRSCAERAGTRRGSTRLMTKVEIFSGILSNRPSMNPDFYNWNRVKLRYCDGGSFSGDSEYRNGSSVLYFRGQRIWDAIITDLLQRGLAKAENVLLSGCSAGGLATFFHCDSLKKRLGGATTVKCLSDAGFFLDLSDISGNNNMRKFFSSLVSLQGAQKNLNKDCQNSTDCPYLCFFPQYALPDIRTPYFILNSAYDVYQFHHIFVPPSSDPRGQWSRCKMYPGACSTSQIATLQGLRSAMLTSLKQIQGKPEAGMFINSCFAHCQSELQDTWFARDSPMIHDKKIAEVIGDWYFERGAAKEIDCAYPCDSTCHNLIPSDQELGMH; from the exons ATGGCGCGCTCCAAGCAGCACACACGCATACACAACGCACACACTCCGCTCATCGTCAAGCTTAGTTCTAACATTGTCGGCCTCTCCTTCCTGCCGGCCCCTACTTCCACCCGTGTCCGTTCCTGCGCTCTCGGCTCgtctcgcgccgcgccgcgcgccatggcgcctcggcggcgccgggcgtggcCCGCGGCGGCTGCCGTCTTCGTTGCGGCCGTGGTCGCCGCCGGCTTCGCGGCCGAGGCGGCGGACATGGTCCAGGAGAGGCTGACGGTGGGCATGAcgatcgtcgccggcgccgcgtccACGGGGGCAG TGTGCCTCGACGGGAGCCCGCCGGCGTACCACCTGCACCgtggctccggcgccggcgcgcgcagCTGGCTGCTCCAGTTCGAGGGCGGCGGCTGGTGCAACGACGTGCGGTCGTGCGCCGAGAGGGCCGGGACGCGCCGGGGATCCACCCGCCTCATGACCAAGGTCGAGATCTTCTCCGGCATCCTCAGCAACCGCCCGTCCATGAATCCAG ATTTTTACAACTGGAATCGTGTGAAGCTACGTTATTGCGATGGTGGATCCTTCTCGGGTGATTCAGAATATAGAAATGGG TCCTCAGTCCTCTACTTCAGAGGTCAGAGGATATGGGATGCTATTATCACTGATCTACTTCAAAGGGGACTAGCGAAAGCTGAAAAT GTACTGCTCTCAGGCTGTTCAGCAGGAGGCCTAGCGACATTCTTCCACTGCGACAGCCTCAAGAAGCGTCTAGGAGGAGCTACCACGGTGAAATGCCTGAGTGATGCGGGATTTTTCCTTGATCT gaGTGACATTTCTGGCAACAACAATATGAGGAAATTCTTTAGCAGCTTAGTTTCGTTGCAG GGAGCTCAGAAGAATTTGAACAAAGACTGCCAGAATTCAACAGACTGTCCATACCTG TGTTTTTTCCCACAATATGCACTTCCAGACATCAGAACCCCTTATTTCATCTTGAATTCAGCTTATGACGTGTATCAG TTCCATCACATTTTCGTGCCCCCTTCATCTGATCCAAGGGGGCAATGGAGCCGCTGTAAGATGTATCCTGGTGCATGCAGCACATCCCAAATTGCAACCCTCCAAG GCCTGAGAAGTGCAATGTTGACATCTCTGAAACAGATTCAAGGCAAACCAGAGGCAGGGATGTTCATAAACTCTTGCTTTGCACATTGCCAGAGTGAGCTGCAAGACACATGGTTTGCACGAGATTCACCGATGATACACGATAAG AAAATCGCAGAGGTGATAGGTGATTGGTACTTTGAAAGAGGTGCTGCCAAGGAGATTGACTGCGCCTATCCTTGTGACTCAACTTGTCACAACCTTATACCATCTGATCAG GAATTGGGGATGCATTAG
- the LOC120651758 gene encoding uncharacterized protein LOC120651758: MVVKAGIYRLKLHIAGKKGQVRSCPNAKPEDREKCMKAIDDSRKVKKARQEEKKEVRDAVNENMIDIPSDTEDGTGLDDIGSSQPRTVGPMDRFTMPLDSSSLGSTKNFQQQKITEHIMKERLHKLKRYIARWIYVQGIPFNAINCDEFDQVLEVAGRFGPGGKKPYQHELRENLLHEEVEDTKKLLKEQELELIFVWENN, from the exons ATGGTTGTGAAGGCTGGAATCTATAGACTGAAGTTGCACATTGCTGGCAAGAAAGGACAGGTCCGGTCCTGCCCCAATGCAAAACCTGAGGACAGAGAGAAGTGCATGAAAGCTATAGATGATTCTAGAAAAGTTAAAAAGGCTaggcaagaagaaaaaaaagaggttaGAGATGCTGTAAATGAGAATATGATTGATATTCCATCGGACACAGAAGATGGCACAGGGCTTGATGATATTGGAAGCTCTCAACCGCGAACAGTGGGTCCTATGGACAGATTCACAATGCCTCTCGACTCTAGTTCTTTGggttccaccaaaaattttcagcAGCAAAAAATTACTGAACATATAATGAAAGAAAGGTTGCACAAGTTGAAGAGATATATTGCAAGGTGGATATATGTGCAAG GAATACCGTTCAATGCAATCAATTGTGATGAGTTCGACCAAGTGCTTGAAGTTGCTGGCCGCTTTGGGCCAGGTGGAAAGAAGCCTTACCAACATGAGCTGCGAGAGAATCTACTGCATGAGGAAGTAGAAGATACAAAGAAGCTGCTCAAGGAACAAGAACTAGAATTGATATTTGTTTGGGAGAACAATTGA
- the LOC120651753 gene encoding pectin acetylesterase 9-like isoform X3 produces MARSKQHTRIHNAHTPLIVKLSSNIVGLSFLPAPTSTRVRSCALGSSRAAPRAMAPRRRRAWPAAAAVFVAAVVAAGFAAEAADMVQERLTVGMTIVAGAASTGAVCLDGSPPAYHLHRGSGAGARSWLLQFEGGGWCNDVRSCAERAGTRRGSTRLMTKVEIFSGILSNRPSMNPDFYNWNRVKLRYCDGGSFSGDSEYRNGSSVLYFRGQRIWDAIITDLLQRGLAKAENVLLSGCSAGGLATFFHCDSLKKRLGGATTVKCLSDAGFFLDLSDISGNNNMRKFFSSLVSLQGAQKNLNKDCQNSTDCPYLCFFPQYALPDIRTPYFILNSAYDVYQFHHIFVPPSSDPRGQWSRCKMYPGACSTSQIATLQGLRSAMLTSLKQIQGKPEAGMFINSCFAHCQSELQDTWFARDSPMIHDKSFRKSQR; encoded by the exons ATGGCGCGCTCCAAGCAGCACACACGCATACACAACGCACACACTCCGCTCATCGTCAAGCTTAGTTCTAACATTGTCGGCCTCTCCTTCCTGCCGGCCCCTACTTCCACCCGTGTCCGTTCCTGCGCTCTCGGCTCgtctcgcgccgcgccgcgcgccatggcgcctcggcggcgccgggcgtggcCCGCGGCGGCTGCCGTCTTCGTTGCGGCCGTGGTCGCCGCCGGCTTCGCGGCCGAGGCGGCGGACATGGTCCAGGAGAGGCTGACGGTGGGCATGAcgatcgtcgccggcgccgcgtccACGGGGGCAG TGTGCCTCGACGGGAGCCCGCCGGCGTACCACCTGCACCgtggctccggcgccggcgcgcgcagCTGGCTGCTCCAGTTCGAGGGCGGCGGCTGGTGCAACGACGTGCGGTCGTGCGCCGAGAGGGCCGGGACGCGCCGGGGATCCACCCGCCTCATGACCAAGGTCGAGATCTTCTCCGGCATCCTCAGCAACCGCCCGTCCATGAATCCAG ATTTTTACAACTGGAATCGTGTGAAGCTACGTTATTGCGATGGTGGATCCTTCTCGGGTGATTCAGAATATAGAAATGGG TCCTCAGTCCTCTACTTCAGAGGTCAGAGGATATGGGATGCTATTATCACTGATCTACTTCAAAGGGGACTAGCGAAAGCTGAAAAT GTACTGCTCTCAGGCTGTTCAGCAGGAGGCCTAGCGACATTCTTCCACTGCGACAGCCTCAAGAAGCGTCTAGGAGGAGCTACCACGGTGAAATGCCTGAGTGATGCGGGATTTTTCCTTGATCT gaGTGACATTTCTGGCAACAACAATATGAGGAAATTCTTTAGCAGCTTAGTTTCGTTGCAG GGAGCTCAGAAGAATTTGAACAAAGACTGCCAGAATTCAACAGACTGTCCATACCTG TGTTTTTTCCCACAATATGCACTTCCAGACATCAGAACCCCTTATTTCATCTTGAATTCAGCTTATGACGTGTATCAG TTCCATCACATTTTCGTGCCCCCTTCATCTGATCCAAGGGGGCAATGGAGCCGCTGTAAGATGTATCCTGGTGCATGCAGCACATCCCAAATTGCAACCCTCCAAG GCCTGAGAAGTGCAATGTTGACATCTCTGAAACAGATTCAAGGCAAACCAGAGGCAGGGATGTTCATAAACTCTTGCTTTGCACATTGCCAGAGTGAGCTGCAAGACACATGGTTTGCACGAGATTCACCGATGATACACGATAAG AGTTTCAGAAAATCGCAGAGGTGA
- the LOC120651753 gene encoding pectin acetylesterase 9-like isoform X1 produces MARSKQHTRIHNAHTPLIVKLSSNIVGLSFLPAPTSTRVRSCALGSSRAAPRAMAPRRRRAWPAAAAVFVAAVVAAGFAAEAADMVQERLTVGMTIVAGAASTGAVCLDGSPPAYHLHRGSGAGARSWLLQFEGGGWCNDVRSCAERAGTRRGSTRLMTKVEIFSGILSNRPSMNPDFYNWNRVKLRYCDGGSFSGDSEYRNGSSVLYFRGQRIWDAIITDLLQRGLAKAENVLLSGCSAGGLATFFHCDSLKKRLGGATTVKCLSDAGFFLDLSDISGNNNMRKFFSSLVSLQGAQKNLNKDCQNSTDCPYLCFFPQYALPDIRTPYFILNSAYDVYQFHHIFVPPSSDPRGQWSRCKMYPGACSTSQIATLQGLRSAMLTSLKQIQGKPEAGMFINSCFAHCQSELQDTWFARDSPMIHDKKIAEVIGDWYFERGAAKEIDCAYPCDSTCHNLIPSDQGGISGAQSGHMKRPLMREDLKVIQYQF; encoded by the exons ATGGCGCGCTCCAAGCAGCACACACGCATACACAACGCACACACTCCGCTCATCGTCAAGCTTAGTTCTAACATTGTCGGCCTCTCCTTCCTGCCGGCCCCTACTTCCACCCGTGTCCGTTCCTGCGCTCTCGGCTCgtctcgcgccgcgccgcgcgccatggcgcctcggcggcgccgggcgtggcCCGCGGCGGCTGCCGTCTTCGTTGCGGCCGTGGTCGCCGCCGGCTTCGCGGCCGAGGCGGCGGACATGGTCCAGGAGAGGCTGACGGTGGGCATGAcgatcgtcgccggcgccgcgtccACGGGGGCAG TGTGCCTCGACGGGAGCCCGCCGGCGTACCACCTGCACCgtggctccggcgccggcgcgcgcagCTGGCTGCTCCAGTTCGAGGGCGGCGGCTGGTGCAACGACGTGCGGTCGTGCGCCGAGAGGGCCGGGACGCGCCGGGGATCCACCCGCCTCATGACCAAGGTCGAGATCTTCTCCGGCATCCTCAGCAACCGCCCGTCCATGAATCCAG ATTTTTACAACTGGAATCGTGTGAAGCTACGTTATTGCGATGGTGGATCCTTCTCGGGTGATTCAGAATATAGAAATGGG TCCTCAGTCCTCTACTTCAGAGGTCAGAGGATATGGGATGCTATTATCACTGATCTACTTCAAAGGGGACTAGCGAAAGCTGAAAAT GTACTGCTCTCAGGCTGTTCAGCAGGAGGCCTAGCGACATTCTTCCACTGCGACAGCCTCAAGAAGCGTCTAGGAGGAGCTACCACGGTGAAATGCCTGAGTGATGCGGGATTTTTCCTTGATCT gaGTGACATTTCTGGCAACAACAATATGAGGAAATTCTTTAGCAGCTTAGTTTCGTTGCAG GGAGCTCAGAAGAATTTGAACAAAGACTGCCAGAATTCAACAGACTGTCCATACCTG TGTTTTTTCCCACAATATGCACTTCCAGACATCAGAACCCCTTATTTCATCTTGAATTCAGCTTATGACGTGTATCAG TTCCATCACATTTTCGTGCCCCCTTCATCTGATCCAAGGGGGCAATGGAGCCGCTGTAAGATGTATCCTGGTGCATGCAGCACATCCCAAATTGCAACCCTCCAAG GCCTGAGAAGTGCAATGTTGACATCTCTGAAACAGATTCAAGGCAAACCAGAGGCAGGGATGTTCATAAACTCTTGCTTTGCACATTGCCAGAGTGAGCTGCAAGACACATGGTTTGCACGAGATTCACCGATGATACACGATAAG AAAATCGCAGAGGTGATAGGTGATTGGTACTTTGAAAGAGGTGCTGCCAAGGAGATTGACTGCGCCTATCCTTGTGACTCAACTTGTCACAACCTTATACCATCTGATCAG GGTGGAATCTCAGGTGCTCAAAGTGGACacatgaagcgtcccctcatgagagaagacttaaaagtgatacaatatcagttctag